In Alteromonas naphthalenivorans, one DNA window encodes the following:
- a CDS encoding MbcA/ParS/Xre antitoxin family protein: MTAQLKQRPDPAVVLSKALLNASKQLTLKQDELGKVIGVHRTAITRLKQNLDLSPDSKQGELALLLIRAARALFALTGGDQAWIKHFMRSQNKLTGGVPAIQVQTVQGLMRVVTCLDAIRGKV; the protein is encoded by the coding sequence ATGACTGCACAACTAAAGCAACGACCAGACCCAGCTGTTGTCCTGTCAAAAGCACTACTTAATGCATCCAAACAGCTGACACTCAAGCAAGATGAGCTGGGCAAGGTGATTGGTGTGCATAGAACCGCGATAACACGCTTAAAGCAAAACCTGGACCTGAGTCCCGACAGTAAACAAGGTGAACTGGCCCTGCTGTTGATCAGAGCCGCCCGGGCACTATTTGCACTCACCGGGGGTGACCAGGCCTGGATCAAACATTTCATGCGCTCACAGAACAAGCTTACTGGCGGTGTTCCTGCTATACAGGTACAAACTGTTCAGGGACTTATGCGTGTGGTGACCTGCCTGGATGCGATACGAGGCAAGGTGTAA
- a CDS encoding thioesterase family protein encodes MRTSDNKNMPSRNDMIAHVISLFRDTMPFNQLLGLEFVRPNEGVESDSIELHVSWREALTGNPLQKILHGGVTATMLDTIGGLVAIIEAIKRTNDTDLASLQTRLPRMGTVDMRVDYLRPGRGERFIATAKVIRGGAKLAVCRMELHNEKGDHIAFGTGTYMLG; translated from the coding sequence ATGCGCACTTCAGACAATAAAAATATGCCTAGCCGCAACGATATGATTGCACATGTTATTAGTTTATTTCGTGATACTATGCCGTTTAACCAGTTATTAGGGTTAGAGTTTGTTCGCCCGAATGAAGGGGTAGAAAGTGACAGCATAGAACTTCATGTTTCTTGGCGTGAAGCCTTAACCGGAAATCCACTGCAAAAAATTCTTCATGGCGGCGTGACAGCCACTATGCTAGATACCATAGGCGGCTTGGTCGCTATTATCGAAGCGATTAAACGAACTAACGATACTGACCTAGCAAGCTTGCAAACCCGTCTACCGAGAATGGGTACCGTAGATATGCGCGTTGACTATTTGCGACCGGGTCGTGGAGAGCGGTTTATTGCTACGGCAAAAGTTATTCGCGGCGGCGCTAAGTTGGCGGTTTGTAGGATGGAGCTTCACAACGAAAAAGGCGATCATATTGCCTTTGGTACGGGTACCTATATGTTGGGGTAG
- a CDS encoding magnesium transporter, with the protein MAEPLPDLIEEFVTDGMGDDPASILTALSGQDTVYIASLLESLPLERRLVVWEGIPRDRKLSVLVEMRSDPREILIDATPHNEWASIFADIDAEDLLELLDSLPTRLVDVAYEALDSQERKYFREATQFPDEQVGHWVSHELLVLPANAKVKEGLRLLRRDIPQHCDSIYLVNRSGQFTALVKIHRLFAAQEHSSLISMAEENVTMLVGTDESTAASLQVQRSGLSSLPVVDESNKLIGRLDIASASELMNEFYERQVMASAGMDEDEDLFSPVAKSARNRALWLGINLLTAFLASWFIGLFEATLQQVVALAVLMPVVASMGGIAGSQTLTLIVRGLALGQVTPANLRALMMKELKVGGLNGVIWALVIGIVAYFWFADALLGMVICLAILFNIVAAALAGVFVPFILDRLKIDPALSGSVILTTVTDIVGFVAFLGLGTLFLL; encoded by the coding sequence GTGGCGGAGCCATTACCCGATCTTATCGAAGAGTTTGTAACAGATGGTATGGGTGATGACCCAGCGTCTATTCTTACCGCATTAAGTGGGCAGGATACTGTCTACATTGCCTCCTTATTAGAATCGTTACCCCTAGAGCGACGTCTCGTCGTTTGGGAGGGCATTCCACGTGATCGCAAGCTTAGCGTGCTGGTGGAAATGCGAAGCGATCCCCGTGAAATTCTTATCGACGCCACGCCGCATAACGAGTGGGCGTCTATCTTTGCTGATATTGACGCAGAAGACTTACTTGAACTCCTCGACTCATTACCCACGCGGTTAGTTGATGTCGCATACGAAGCCCTTGATAGCCAAGAACGTAAGTATTTCCGCGAAGCGACGCAGTTTCCCGACGAACAAGTGGGTCACTGGGTCAGTCATGAGTTGCTAGTACTACCGGCTAATGCAAAAGTGAAAGAAGGCTTACGCCTATTACGACGAGACATACCTCAGCACTGCGATAGTATTTATTTGGTGAACCGTTCCGGTCAATTTACCGCACTGGTGAAGATTCATCGTCTTTTTGCGGCGCAAGAACACAGTTCACTGATTAGCATGGCCGAAGAAAATGTCACTATGCTAGTGGGCACTGATGAGTCTACCGCGGCATCCTTACAAGTGCAGCGTTCAGGGCTATCGTCGTTACCTGTGGTAGATGAATCGAACAAACTTATTGGTCGTTTAGATATCGCTTCGGCCAGTGAGTTAATGAACGAGTTTTACGAGCGTCAAGTCATGGCCTCTGCAGGTATGGATGAAGACGAAGATTTATTCTCACCTGTGGCAAAAAGTGCGCGAAACCGCGCATTGTGGCTTGGTATCAACTTGCTAACAGCGTTTTTGGCGTCTTGGTTTATCGGGTTGTTTGAAGCTACCTTACAGCAGGTGGTTGCGCTGGCGGTATTGATGCCAGTGGTCGCTAGTATGGGCGGTATAGCAGGCAGCCAAACCCTTACGCTGATTGTGCGCGGGTTGGCACTTGGGCAAGTAACGCCAGCCAACTTACGTGCACTTATGATGAAAGAACTCAAAGTTGGGGGGCTAAATGGCGTGATATGGGCGTTGGTGATAGGCATAGTGGCCTATTTCTGGTTTGCCGATGCGCTACTTGGCATGGTGATTTGCCTAGCCATTCTCTTTAATATTGTGGCGGCTGCGCTTGCCGGTGTGTTCGTGCCCTTTATTTTGGACAGACTTAAGATAGATCCAGCGTTGTCTGGATCAGTTATTCTTACCACTGTGACTGACATTGTTGGCTTTGTTGCCTTCTTAGGGTTGGGAACGTTATTTCTGTTATAG
- a CDS encoding RES family NAD+ phosphorylase, producing MSQLHLYRIVKKKWAHTAFDGEGALRHGGRWNSAGRACIYTASSESLAVLEVLVHLEDDDCLEHYRLFRLSVDESKVLNLSTLPDNWREYPAPKETSNIGDQWLASQASCVLRVPSCIVPREHNFLINPSHPDIDELLSNVEELPVNFDPRLME from the coding sequence TTGAGCCAACTCCACCTTTATCGCATCGTGAAAAAGAAATGGGCGCACACCGCATTTGACGGTGAAGGCGCCCTGCGTCACGGTGGTCGATGGAATAGCGCCGGGCGAGCTTGCATCTATACCGCATCCAGCGAATCATTAGCGGTCCTTGAGGTGTTGGTGCATCTGGAAGATGACGACTGTCTAGAACACTACCGCTTATTCAGGTTAAGCGTTGACGAATCTAAGGTACTAAACTTGAGCACTCTACCTGACAACTGGCGCGAATATCCGGCTCCCAAAGAAACCTCAAACATTGGCGATCAATGGCTTGCTTCTCAGGCAAGCTGCGTCCTTCGCGTACCGAGCTGCATTGTCCCTCGCGAACACAATTTCCTTATAAACCCATCACACCCGGACATCGACGAACTGCTCTCCAACGTCGAAGAGCTTCCTGTGAATTTCGATCCGCGCCTCATGGAATAA
- the recQ gene encoding DNA helicase RecQ has protein sequence MTTVIADTTISSPVPDALTPENVLKNVFGYDEFREGQGDVIHHVCHGGDALVLLPTGGGKSMCYQIPALIRAGTGIVVSPLISLMQDQVEQLKALGVKAAYLNSTLSQEDQASISEQMVSNQLDLLYVSPERLLQFGFQQTLRTTEVALFAIDEAHCVSHWGHDFRHDYRALGQIKARFPDIPVIGLTATADIATQSDILTQLQLNDPLVYKGSFDRPNIRYRVMSKYKAFEQVVTYVKQQEGSGIIYCNSRAKVDDLHAKLFKQGFRCAAYHAGMDADERELVQRQFLNDKIDIVVATVAFGMGINKSNVRYVVHHDVPRSVESYYQETGRAGRDGLESEAMLLFDEKDAARVRQWIEQGEQADRNAIELQKFAAMEAFSEAQTCRRQVLLNYFSQFSDSACGNCDICLDPPTMIDGLVISQKVLSCILRLSQQASTQYLIDVLRGKQLKRLQEAGHHQLSTYGIGKDKSDSYWHNMINQLIHKGLIRVDITANAALRLTEAARPVLKGEVAVQLAVPRLEFKPDKKAKQAPANYDRTLFMRLKHLRKVLAEENEVPPYVVFSDATLVDMAAKLPTTRDTMLDVSGVGQTKLSRYGDAFMQLINDYIHREQ, from the coding sequence ATGACTACTGTAATTGCCGACACCACTATTAGTTCTCCCGTTCCCGATGCGCTAACCCCTGAAAACGTTTTAAAAAATGTGTTTGGGTACGATGAATTTCGCGAGGGACAAGGAGACGTCATCCACCATGTATGCCACGGTGGAGATGCACTTGTATTGCTACCTACCGGTGGTGGAAAATCTATGTGCTATCAAATTCCAGCGCTTATCCGCGCAGGTACTGGCATTGTAGTGTCGCCACTTATCTCGTTAATGCAAGATCAAGTAGAACAGTTAAAAGCCTTGGGTGTGAAAGCCGCTTACCTAAATTCAACACTTAGTCAGGAAGACCAAGCCAGTATTTCAGAGCAAATGGTGTCTAACCAGTTAGACTTATTGTATGTCTCTCCTGAGCGCTTGCTTCAATTTGGCTTTCAGCAAACGCTTCGTACTACAGAGGTAGCCTTATTTGCTATCGATGAAGCCCACTGCGTCTCCCATTGGGGGCACGATTTCAGGCACGACTACCGGGCCCTCGGCCAGATTAAAGCCCGCTTTCCTGATATCCCTGTTATTGGGTTAACGGCTACCGCAGACATCGCTACCCAAAGCGATATTCTCACCCAACTGCAACTTAATGACCCCCTAGTTTATAAAGGCAGTTTCGATAGACCGAATATTCGTTATCGGGTGATGTCGAAGTACAAAGCCTTCGAACAGGTTGTTACTTACGTTAAGCAACAAGAAGGCAGCGGGATTATTTATTGTAATAGTCGCGCCAAAGTAGACGACTTACATGCCAAGCTATTCAAGCAAGGTTTTCGCTGCGCGGCGTATCATGCGGGTATGGATGCCGACGAACGAGAATTAGTTCAGCGCCAGTTTTTGAACGATAAAATTGATATTGTTGTAGCCACGGTCGCCTTCGGTATGGGGATTAATAAATCGAACGTGCGTTACGTGGTGCATCACGATGTACCTCGCAGTGTTGAAAGTTACTACCAGGAAACAGGCCGCGCAGGACGAGACGGCCTTGAATCTGAAGCCATGCTGCTGTTCGATGAAAAAGATGCGGCTCGGGTACGTCAGTGGATTGAGCAAGGTGAGCAGGCCGATAGAAATGCCATCGAACTTCAAAAGTTTGCGGCCATGGAGGCCTTTTCTGAAGCGCAAACCTGCCGCCGACAGGTGCTGCTTAACTACTTTTCTCAATTTAGTGACAGTGCCTGCGGCAACTGTGATATTTGTCTAGATCCACCCACCATGATTGACGGCTTGGTCATTAGCCAAAAAGTACTGTCTTGTATTCTTCGGCTTTCACAGCAAGCCTCTACCCAATACCTTATTGATGTACTGCGCGGCAAACAGCTAAAGCGCTTGCAAGAAGCTGGGCACCACCAGCTTTCAACCTATGGTATTGGCAAAGACAAATCTGATAGCTATTGGCACAACATGATTAACCAGCTTATTCATAAGGGGTTGATACGGGTGGATATTACCGCCAACGCTGCGCTTCGCTTAACTGAAGCTGCCCGCCCTGTATTAAAAGGCGAAGTGGCCGTACAGCTAGCGGTACCTAGGTTAGAATTCAAGCCAGATAAAAAGGCGAAACAAGCGCCGGCTAACTACGACCGCACCTTATTTATGCGCTTAAAGCACTTACGTAAAGTGCTGGCAGAAGAAAACGAAGTGCCGCCTTATGTGGTATTCAGTGATGCTACGCTGGTAGACATGGCCGCTAAGCTCCCGACCACCCGCGATACTATGTTAGATGTAAGCGGCGTAGGGCAAACCAAGCTATCGCGCTACGGCGACGCCTTTATGCAGTTGATAAACGATTACATTCATCGTGAACAATAG
- the ssb gene encoding single-stranded DNA-binding protein gives MSQGFFEVKAKANIGSIEVNTLPSGDLVANLSLAATKKYKDNQGQQQEKTTWISATAYRRTAELLDMLAQQGTEIFVTGSLVEDKWVDQNNQNRSKVGIVIDTFDVLRRGKEHQNAQNNANYNQSNGQGYNQAPNQGYNNQGYQQPNNRRNNAQGGYQQQGNYQRQPMSQRAS, from the coding sequence ATGTCACAAGGTTTTTTTGAAGTGAAAGCGAAAGCAAACATCGGCTCTATCGAAGTCAACACATTGCCGTCAGGTGATTTGGTTGCCAACCTATCACTTGCCGCCACCAAGAAGTACAAAGACAATCAAGGTCAGCAGCAGGAAAAGACCACATGGATAAGCGCCACAGCTTACCGTCGCACCGCTGAGTTACTGGACATGCTCGCGCAGCAAGGTACTGAAATATTTGTCACAGGCTCGCTGGTGGAAGATAAGTGGGTTGACCAGAACAACCAAAATCGCTCTAAGGTTGGTATTGTGATTGACACCTTTGATGTGCTTCGTCGCGGCAAAGAGCATCAAAATGCGCAAAACAACGCCAACTATAACCAAAGCAATGGTCAGGGCTATAATCAAGCACCTAATCAAGGTTATAACAATCAGGGCTATCAGCAGCCAAACAATCGCCGTAACAACGCACAAGGCGGTTATCAGCAGCAAGGCAATTATCAACGCCAACCTATGTCACAACGCGCCAGCTAA
- a CDS encoding TetR/AcrR family transcriptional regulator produces the protein MINEGNRTLIKMDKKVPCKSRSGRPVDPSKEVAILDAATELLFTQGPAKFSIEAVARKAGVSKVTVYNRFNEKNTLIEAIIHRQCDSLLQHLVIEPEQGQTPRQALHDFALNLAHFVLSHEHLNFLRLLGSLHEVDRDLLHSMYNNSVQNALDTLSGWLKIQQEAGRIECTDTEHAAELFLSMLAGLDIVRALHQLPPRQPGEEINRHVDAVVKQCWRLWQR, from the coding sequence ATGATTAATGAAGGCAATCGTACACTAATTAAAATGGATAAAAAAGTGCCTTGTAAGTCACGATCGGGACGACCTGTCGATCCCAGCAAAGAAGTCGCTATTCTGGATGCCGCCACAGAACTTCTGTTCACCCAGGGCCCAGCTAAATTCTCGATAGAAGCGGTCGCACGTAAAGCGGGCGTTTCAAAAGTAACGGTCTATAACCGCTTTAACGAAAAAAACACACTGATCGAGGCCATCATTCATCGCCAGTGCGATAGCTTGCTTCAACACCTGGTTATCGAACCTGAGCAGGGCCAAACACCTCGGCAAGCACTGCATGACTTTGCACTAAACCTGGCACATTTCGTACTCAGCCATGAACACCTCAATTTTCTGCGTTTGCTGGGCAGCCTGCACGAAGTAGACCGGGATCTACTGCACAGCATGTACAACAACAGTGTTCAAAACGCCTTAGACACCTTGAGCGGCTGGTTAAAAATACAACAAGAGGCAGGACGTATAGAGTGTACTGATACTGAGCATGCCGCCGAGTTGTTTTTGAGCATGCTTGCAGGACTGGACATAGTGCGTGCCTTGCATCAACTCCCACCCAGACAACCTGGTGAGGAAATCAACAGGCATGTTGACGCTGTTGTGAAGCAGTGCTGGAGGCTGTGGCAGAGATGA
- a CDS encoding RNA-guided endonuclease InsQ/TnpB family protein, which yields MHTKTLKLRVRDKHCSELKQQARQVNFVWNYINDLSSRSIRERGVFLSAYDIQKYTNGAAKELGLHSQTVQCVSKEYVTRRKQFKKRQLNWRKSRGVRRSLGWIPVNTGAAKWKNGQIYFNGKHYSVWDSYGLSKYTFRTASFSEDARGRWYFNVVVSIKAEPSKGTSLLGIDLGCKDSATASNGEQLTNGEYRKLQQQLGIAQRARKKQRVKAIHAKIANRRKDNIHKFTRKLVNTSSAIFVGNVSSQAMVKTKLAKSVLDASWGSIKTVLEYKCAHAGIHFEEINEAYSTQTCSCCGTIPTSSPKGRIGLRIRQWTCSDCGTQNHRDINAARNIAAAGHRRLEGGIPVL from the coding sequence ATGCATACTAAAACCCTGAAACTCCGTGTCAGAGATAAACATTGCAGCGAGCTTAAGCAACAAGCACGACAGGTTAATTTTGTATGGAATTATATCAACGATCTGAGTTCAAGAAGTATCAGGGAGCGCGGCGTTTTCCTGTCAGCCTATGACATCCAAAAATACACAAACGGCGCAGCAAAAGAACTAGGTTTGCATAGCCAAACCGTTCAGTGTGTTTCGAAAGAATACGTTACCCGACGAAAGCAATTCAAAAAGCGTCAATTGAACTGGCGCAAATCAAGAGGTGTTCGTCGTTCTCTAGGCTGGATACCAGTTAACACTGGTGCTGCTAAGTGGAAAAACGGACAGATATATTTCAACGGGAAACACTATTCCGTGTGGGATAGCTATGGGTTATCAAAGTATACATTTCGTACTGCATCATTTTCTGAAGATGCCCGTGGTCGTTGGTACTTTAACGTTGTGGTTTCTATTAAAGCTGAGCCATCAAAGGGTACATCGCTATTGGGTATCGATTTAGGCTGTAAAGATTCAGCGACAGCATCAAACGGTGAACAGCTTACTAATGGTGAATACCGAAAACTGCAACAGCAATTAGGTATTGCCCAACGTGCTCGTAAAAAGCAACGTGTTAAAGCAATCCACGCTAAGATTGCAAATCGTCGCAAAGACAACATACATAAATTCACGCGCAAGCTGGTGAATACCAGCAGTGCAATCTTCGTTGGCAATGTGAGTTCTCAAGCTATGGTCAAAACCAAACTGGCCAAGTCAGTGCTTGACGCTAGCTGGGGCTCAATCAAAACGGTACTGGAATACAAATGCGCTCACGCAGGTATCCATTTTGAAGAAATCAATGAAGCATACTCAACCCAGACCTGTTCGTGCTGTGGGACAATACCCACCAGCAGTCCGAAAGGTAGAATTGGTCTGCGAATAAGGCAATGGACGTGTAGCGATTGCGGTACTCAAAATCATCGCGATATCAACGCTGCTCGGAACATTGCTGCGGCGGGGCATCGCCGTCTCGAAGGAGGAATCCCGGTTCTTTAG
- a CDS encoding phospholipase D family protein, translating into MAKFLNTSATNYFLEELIKSASERLILISPFLKLNDRIKELLEDKNRLKIDVRIIYGKSELQPEEINWLRSLDYVRTSFCKNLHAKCYINEQGCIITSLNLYEFSQVNNNEMGIYIDRIEDSQIYSDAFEEAQRIIRISDEVRISLEKVAPSDKVNKGKATANSQPSPKPQNLAPAALISSSKIAKSLGQTTDEFLSKLQQNGYIENKGGEMSLTDKGKSIGGEHVKKSRFGPYFKWPSDFDPSWLEATE; encoded by the coding sequence ATGGCAAAATTCCTTAATACAAGCGCTACAAACTATTTCCTAGAAGAGCTCATTAAGAGCGCCTCAGAAAGACTCATTCTCATTAGCCCCTTCCTAAAGCTAAATGACCGTATAAAGGAGTTGCTTGAGGATAAAAACCGGCTAAAAATCGATGTTCGTATTATTTATGGTAAAAGTGAGTTACAGCCAGAGGAGATAAACTGGTTGCGCTCGCTAGACTATGTTCGTACATCGTTCTGTAAAAACCTACATGCCAAGTGCTATATCAATGAGCAAGGATGCATAATTACGAGTTTAAATCTGTACGAGTTTTCCCAAGTTAATAATAATGAAATGGGAATATACATTGACAGGATTGAAGATAGCCAAATCTACAGTGATGCTTTTGAAGAAGCTCAACGGATAATCAGGATTAGCGATGAAGTAAGAATTTCACTAGAAAAGGTAGCGCCAAGTGACAAGGTAAACAAAGGTAAAGCAACAGCTAATTCTCAACCTTCTCCCAAGCCTCAGAACCTAGCACCCGCTGCACTCATATCATCGAGCAAAATAGCCAAGAGTCTTGGCCAAACCACGGATGAGTTCTTGAGTAAACTTCAGCAGAATGGCTACATCGAAAATAAAGGTGGGGAAATGTCGCTCACGGACAAGGGAAAATCCATCGGTGGCGAACATGTTAAGAAGAGCCGGTTTGGCCCATACTTCAAATGGCCATCGGATTTCGATCCAAGCTGGTTAGAGGCAACTGAATAA
- a CDS encoding glutathione binding-like protein, giving the protein MRYVESYLAHHTWFAGEQPTGADVQMIFPLESLVASGNAKDFPAIREYVKRVHARPAYKQALEKGGEYAYA; this is encoded by the coding sequence TTGCGTTATGTAGAGTCTTACCTTGCCCATCACACGTGGTTTGCCGGTGAACAACCCACCGGAGCTGATGTACAAATGATATTTCCACTAGAGTCATTAGTGGCAAGTGGGAATGCCAAAGATTTTCCTGCCATTCGGGAATACGTGAAACGGGTACATGCAAGGCCTGCGTATAAGCAAGCGCTAGAAAAAGGCGGTGAGTACGCATACGCCTAA
- a CDS encoding RES family NAD+ phosphorylase — protein sequence MENQEQVATLGYVDTLEEQAVLEELLETSKPDYPDTYPNTLHYLLKTPFRYPPLHWGSRFGRIHEPSLFYGGKSLEVTLAESAFYRFVFLRSMEGTAPAAKLNTEHTLFTVGYKTDKGIQLQQPPFSAFTAALRHRTEYSLTQALGTNMREAGVEAFEYLSARSARDELCAALFTPIAFTDQAPQSRENWFCELTQEQVTFKAMGSQQVFSFCLEEFSVNRLFPMPAPSAPRNPV from the coding sequence GTGGAAAATCAGGAACAAGTCGCCACACTAGGCTATGTGGACACACTCGAAGAACAGGCGGTGCTTGAAGAGTTACTTGAAACCTCAAAACCCGACTATCCTGATACCTACCCAAACACCCTGCACTACCTGCTCAAAACACCTTTTCGTTATCCTCCCTTACACTGGGGATCTCGATTTGGCCGTATCCATGAACCTAGCCTGTTCTACGGCGGAAAATCACTTGAAGTAACCCTGGCAGAATCCGCCTTCTACCGCTTTGTGTTTCTCCGCTCAATGGAAGGAACGGCACCTGCGGCAAAATTGAACACCGAGCATACGCTGTTCACAGTGGGTTATAAGACCGATAAAGGTATCCAGCTTCAACAGCCACCCTTTAGTGCATTCACGGCAGCATTGCGCCACCGCACTGAGTACTCCCTGACTCAAGCATTAGGCACCAACATGAGAGAAGCTGGAGTAGAAGCCTTTGAATATCTATCGGCCCGTTCAGCTCGTGATGAGCTGTGCGCAGCCCTCTTTACCCCCATCGCCTTCACTGACCAGGCGCCGCAATCCAGAGAAAACTGGTTTTGTGAACTAACCCAGGAACAGGTAACCTTTAAAGCAATGGGCTCCCAACAGGTCTTCAGCTTTTGTCTGGAGGAGTTCTCTGTTAACAGGCTGTTTCCTATGCCAGCCCCATCCGCACCACGGAACCCGGTATGA
- a CDS encoding transposase: MAAHRFNRLLKQARFSKRSGSPVSDVVYLLLLWVWLKADSIAMFSRESLQSFSITKRDALYDLLNREDLDWRKLHLQTAKTVISMTDHSTIRAYVVDDSVKTRRGKTMPGISSHFDHLNGRCVMGQQILTLGLATEKQFIPLDSELYISRVKSQPLTKAFADGRSIAAKRYRDAQSMTKPEMVHGMIKRADRSGIHAQYFLADSWFASKSMLAFMEAQSLVSIVRMKKNKMSYRVAGSDKVLSTAAELYQHHIKGQWQKVKGRPYQSKAITVELNLAQTLDAPDHWIKVKLLFVRGVNEEKQRAGKHDWALFLSTDTHLSDERILEIYALRWGIEVYFKEAKQKLGFLKEQSTHYSAYIASIHLTALRFCLLLLTQHEEGAARLSYSRNDMINSLCTLDFASRLWVIFRALISGALDELSKLYGVSVAQEIMNQIDKTVQEFFMQVMQMDTFTLRLEAKSIGDEY; the protein is encoded by the coding sequence ATGGCAGCGCATCGGTTTAATCGACTGCTGAAACAAGCGCGGTTTTCAAAGCGTTCAGGATCACCCGTCAGTGATGTAGTGTACCTTTTACTGCTTTGGGTCTGGCTCAAAGCAGACTCAATTGCGATGTTTTCAAGGGAGTCGTTACAAAGCTTCTCGATCACTAAGAGGGATGCCCTTTATGATCTTCTTAATCGGGAGGATCTGGATTGGCGCAAGTTGCACCTTCAAACAGCGAAGACCGTCATCAGTATGACTGACCACAGCACCATACGCGCCTATGTTGTTGATGATTCAGTTAAAACACGGCGCGGTAAAACCATGCCAGGCATCTCCAGCCACTTTGATCACCTCAACGGTCGTTGTGTGATGGGGCAGCAAATCCTGACCCTAGGACTGGCGACTGAAAAGCAATTTATCCCTTTAGATAGCGAACTCTATATCAGTCGAGTTAAATCACAACCTCTGACCAAAGCCTTTGCCGATGGTCGCAGTATCGCCGCAAAACGTTATCGTGATGCGCAGTCAATGACTAAACCGGAGATGGTCCATGGCATGATTAAGCGAGCCGATCGGTCCGGCATTCATGCACAGTATTTTTTAGCCGATTCATGGTTTGCCAGTAAGTCCATGCTGGCCTTTATGGAAGCGCAATCGTTAGTCTCCATTGTCCGTATGAAGAAAAATAAAATGAGTTACCGCGTGGCCGGTAGTGACAAGGTTCTCTCAACAGCGGCTGAGCTATACCAACATCACATCAAAGGCCAATGGCAGAAGGTTAAGGGCAGGCCATACCAGTCTAAGGCGATCACCGTTGAGTTAAACTTAGCACAAACCCTCGATGCACCTGATCACTGGATCAAGGTCAAGCTGCTGTTTGTACGTGGCGTTAACGAAGAAAAACAGCGTGCTGGAAAGCATGATTGGGCCTTGTTTTTATCCACCGACACTCACCTCAGTGATGAGAGAATACTCGAAATCTATGCATTACGCTGGGGAATCGAAGTGTACTTTAAGGAAGCGAAACAAAAGCTTGGGTTCCTTAAAGAGCAGAGTACACATTACAGTGCTTATATCGCCTCCATCCATTTAACGGCTCTGCGATTCTGCTTGCTGCTATTGACTCAACACGAGGAAGGTGCCGCTCGACTGAGTTATAGTCGTAACGACATGATCAACAGTCTGTGCACCTTAGATTTTGCCAGCCGACTCTGGGTTATCTTTAGAGCGCTGATATCGGGAGCGCTTGATGAGCTCAGCAAGCTATATGGAGTCAGCGTCGCCCAAGAGATCATGAACCAAATAGACAAAACGGTTCAGGAGTTCTTTATGCAAGTCATGCAAATGGATACCTTCACGCTGAGGCTAGAAGCCAAATCTATTGGTGATGAGTACTGA
- a CDS encoding antitoxin Xre/MbcA/ParS toxin-binding domain-containing protein, producing MLEFIPQKTTNPSVWERVGIPERGSRLHDAIHRGLPFDVYHRIAKVSLMDKAEIAHILHLAPATLSRRAKEKRFKVEEGDKFFRLAELISAATELFEGDEAKAIAWLKKPAKGLGNKRPIDMAATSAEAKAVLDLIGQLEHGVFA from the coding sequence ATGTTGGAATTTATCCCACAGAAAACCACTAACCCGTCAGTCTGGGAGCGTGTCGGTATCCCTGAGCGGGGTTCCCGTCTGCACGATGCTATCCATCGTGGACTTCCTTTTGATGTCTATCATCGCATTGCGAAGGTGTCTCTGATGGACAAGGCTGAGATTGCTCACATCCTTCATCTCGCTCCGGCCACCTTGAGCCGTCGTGCCAAAGAAAAGCGCTTCAAAGTTGAAGAGGGCGACAAGTTCTTTCGTTTGGCTGAGCTTATCAGCGCCGCCACAGAGTTGTTTGAGGGTGATGAAGCCAAAGCTATCGCATGGCTTAAGAAGCCTGCAAAAGGACTAGGGAATAAACGCCCTATCGATATGGCAGCCACCAGCGCCGAAGCCAAGGCAGTACTTGATCTGATTGGTCAACTCGAACACGGCGTATTTGCTTGA